A single region of the Engraulis encrasicolus isolate BLACKSEA-1 unplaced genomic scaffold, IST_EnEncr_1.0 scaffold_93_np1212, whole genome shotgun sequence genome encodes:
- the LOC134445025 gene encoding LOW QUALITY PROTEIN: glycoprotein-N-acetylgalactosamine 3-beta-galactosyltransferase 1-A-like (The sequence of the model RefSeq protein was modified relative to this genomic sequence to represent the inferred CDS: substituted 1 base at 1 genomic stop codon) has translation MKGEHGDEADWFLKADNDTFVAVDNLRWILSNYTPEQPIYFGKRFKLHIKQGFMSGGAGYVLSKEALQRYVKAFRTKVCTHTSAVEDVSLARCMAXIGVRPGDSRDTMHRETFHPLVPEFHLTRKFVKTNWYWMENFYLPAEGPQCCSDLAVSFHYVDSVLMHTLEYFTYHLRPWGYRYRYRPALPKSETALTGVKGRTRENKLPLICNP, from the exons ATGAAGGGGGAGCACGGTGACGAGGCCGACTGGTTCCTCAAGGCTGACAACGACACCTTTGTGGCGGTGGACAACCTGCGCTGGATCCTCTCCAACTACACACCAGAACAACCCATCTACTTCGGCAAGCGATTCAAGCTCCACATCAAGCAAGGCTTCATGAGTGGTGGCGCAGGCTATGTCCTAAGCAAGGAAGCATTACAGCGCTATGTGAAGGCCTTCCGCACCAAGGTGTGCACCCACACCTCGGCTGTGGAGGACGTGTCTTTGGCACGATGTATGGCGTAGATTGGGGTGCGGCCGGGGGATTCCAGGGACACAATGCACAGAGAGACGTTTCACCCCCTTGTCCCTGAGTTTCATCTGACAAGAAAGTTCGTCAAGACTAACTGGTACTGGATGGAAAATTTCTACCTTCCTGCGGAG GGTCCTCAATGCTGCTCTGACTTGGCCGTATCCTTCCACTACGTGGACAGTGTCCTCATGCACACTCTGGAGTACTTCACCTACCACCTGCGGCCCTGGGGCTACCGCTATCGCTACCGGCC TGCCCTCCCGAAGAGCGAAACAGCTCTCACAGGAGTTAAAGGCAGAACGAGGGAGAATAAATTGCCACTGATTTGTAATCCTTAA